One Bradyrhizobium sp. ISRA464 genomic window carries:
- a CDS encoding iron-containing alcohol dehydrogenase, with protein sequence MHRGRVVFGAMDEVVFGRPAREAIVEQLDRLGAQRAFLMVSGTLNRETDEIEKIRNALGSRCVGVFDKMPAHTPRAAVIAATGQARAAKADLIVTVGGGSITDGAKAVQLCLANNVTTSDGIDKIRTRGGVSPKMKAPTVRQISVPTTLAGGEFSSIAGVTNEAKRQKEMLRHPLVMPRATILDPELSVHTPDWLFLSTGIRAVDHCVEGICSREAHPYGDAQAIKGLEMLAQGLPRVKADPKDIDARMDCQIGTWLSTGPLASGVPMGASHGIGYVLGAEHDVPHGYTSCVMLPAVMRWNKRDNADRQALVAAAMGHPGEDAGDVLDRFIRDLGMPRSLREVHVGPEHFDRIAAQAMRTPWVPRNPRRIDDACQVREILVMAA encoded by the coding sequence GTGCATCGAGGCCGTGTCGTATTTGGCGCCATGGACGAGGTGGTCTTCGGGCGCCCGGCCCGTGAGGCGATCGTCGAGCAGTTGGACCGGCTTGGCGCGCAGCGCGCCTTCCTGATGGTGTCGGGCACGCTGAACCGCGAAACCGACGAGATCGAGAAGATCCGGAACGCGCTGGGATCGCGCTGCGTCGGCGTCTTCGACAAGATGCCGGCGCACACGCCGCGCGCCGCCGTGATCGCAGCGACCGGGCAGGCCCGCGCCGCGAAGGCCGACCTGATCGTCACCGTCGGCGGCGGCTCGATCACCGATGGCGCCAAGGCCGTGCAGCTTTGCCTCGCCAACAACGTCACCACATCGGACGGCATCGACAAAATCCGCACCCGCGGCGGCGTTTCGCCCAAGATGAAGGCGCCGACCGTGCGGCAGATCAGCGTGCCGACGACGCTCGCCGGCGGCGAATTCTCCTCGATCGCCGGCGTCACCAACGAGGCCAAGCGGCAAAAGGAGATGCTGCGCCATCCGCTGGTGATGCCGCGCGCCACCATCCTCGATCCGGAACTGTCGGTGCACACGCCGGACTGGCTGTTCCTGTCGACCGGCATCCGGGCCGTCGACCATTGCGTCGAAGGCATCTGCTCGCGCGAGGCGCATCCTTACGGCGATGCGCAGGCGATCAAGGGCCTCGAGATGCTGGCCCAGGGCCTGCCCCGCGTGAAGGCTGATCCGAAGGACATCGACGCGCGGATGGACTGCCAGATCGGCACCTGGCTCTCGACCGGCCCGCTCGCCTCCGGCGTGCCGATGGGCGCGAGCCACGGCATCGGCTACGTGCTCGGCGCCGAGCATGATGTCCCGCACGGCTACACGTCATGCGTGATGCTGCCGGCGGTGATGCGCTGGAACAAGCGCGACAACGCCGATCGCCAGGCGCTGGTCGCAGCCGCCATGGGCCATCCGGGCGAGGACGCCGGCGACGTGCTCGACCGATTCATCCGCGACCTCGGCATGCCGCGCAGCCTGCGTGAGGTGCATGTCGGCCCCGAACATTTCGACCGCATCGCCGCGCAGGCAATGCGGACACCCTGGGTGCCGCGCAATCCGCGCAGGATCGATGATGCGTGCCAGGTCCGCGAGATTCTGGTGATGGCCGCCTAG
- a CDS encoding AMP-binding protein, translated as MYTGKHAYLRPLQPAFIMAGTGETVTYRELEARSNRLAHLFRNRGLRRLDHYSIFMENNNRYLEACGAGERSGLYFTCVNSFLTAGELAYILTNSRSRILITSKLKLDIAREALKECPHVEFCIVVDGPSESDRIVSLQEATAGLPITPIADEYAGTAMLYSSGTTGRPKGILRPLPEQPPSQNLPLFDFLIKLWHYREGMVYLSPAPLYHSAPQAAVNLTIRMGGTAVIMESFDPERYLELVETWGITHSQLVPTMFSRMLKLPEEVRNSYDLSSLEVAIHAAAPCPALVKDDMIKWWGPIIHEYYGATEGLGFTACNSEEWLAHRGTVGKVLLGDLHILDENMKPCPKGTAGTVWFKTATPFEYFNDPAKTAEARSADGSMSTVGDVGYVDDDNFLYLTDRATFMIISGGVNIYPQECENLLITHPKVADAAVFGVPNVDLGEEVKAVVQPIEGIAPGPDLAEELIAFCAKSLSRQKVPRSVDFEAELPRLPTGKLYKRLLRDRYWGNKTSRIV; from the coding sequence ATGTACACCGGCAAGCATGCTTACCTGCGCCCGCTGCAACCCGCCTTCATCATGGCCGGGACCGGCGAGACCGTCACCTATCGCGAGCTGGAGGCGCGTAGCAACCGCCTCGCACACCTGTTCCGCAACCGCGGCTTGAGGCGGCTCGATCACTACTCGATCTTCATGGAGAACAACAACCGCTACCTCGAGGCCTGCGGCGCGGGCGAGCGGTCCGGCCTGTACTTCACCTGCGTCAACTCCTTCCTCACCGCCGGCGAGCTCGCCTACATCCTCACCAACAGCCGATCGCGCATCCTCATCACCTCGAAGCTGAAGCTCGACATCGCGCGCGAGGCGCTGAAGGAATGTCCGCACGTCGAGTTCTGCATCGTCGTCGACGGGCCGAGCGAAAGCGATCGCATCGTCAGCTTGCAGGAGGCCACGGCCGGCCTGCCGATCACCCCGATCGCGGACGAATATGCGGGAACGGCGATGCTCTATTCCTCCGGCACCACCGGCCGGCCGAAGGGTATCCTGCGGCCGCTGCCTGAGCAGCCGCCGTCGCAGAATCTGCCGCTGTTCGATTTCCTGATCAAGCTCTGGCACTATCGCGAAGGCATGGTCTATCTGTCGCCGGCGCCGCTCTATCACTCGGCGCCGCAGGCCGCGGTCAATCTCACCATCCGCATGGGCGGCACCGCCGTCATCATGGAGAGCTTCGATCCGGAGCGTTACCTCGAGCTGGTCGAGACATGGGGCATCACCCACAGCCAGCTCGTGCCGACCATGTTCTCGCGGATGCTGAAACTGCCCGAGGAGGTACGTAACAGCTACGACCTGTCGTCGCTGGAGGTCGCGATCCATGCCGCCGCGCCCTGCCCGGCGCTGGTGAAGGACGACATGATCAAATGGTGGGGCCCGATCATCCACGAATATTACGGCGCGACCGAAGGGCTCGGCTTCACCGCCTGCAACAGCGAGGAATGGCTCGCGCATCGCGGCACCGTCGGCAAGGTGCTGCTCGGCGACCTCCATATCCTCGACGAGAACATGAAGCCCTGCCCGAAGGGCACGGCCGGCACCGTGTGGTTCAAGACGGCGACGCCGTTCGAATATTTCAACGATCCCGCCAAGACCGCGGAGGCACGTTCGGCGGACGGCAGCATGAGCACGGTCGGCGACGTCGGCTATGTCGACGACGACAACTTTCTCTATCTCACCGACCGCGCCACCTTCATGATCATCTCGGGAGGGGTGAACATCTATCCGCAGGAATGCGAGAACCTGCTGATCACCCATCCCAAGGTCGCCGACGCCGCCGTGTTCGGCGTGCCCAATGTCGACCTCGGCGAGGAGGTGAAGGCGGTGGTGCAGCCGATCGAGGGGATCGCGCCCGGACCGGACTTGGCGGAGGAGCTGATCGCGTTCTGCGCCAAATCGCTGTCGCGGCAGAAAGTGCCGCGCTCGGTCGATTTCGAGGCCGAGCTGCCGCGGCTGCCGACCGGCAAGCTCTACAAGCGTCTGCTGCGCGACCGCTACTGGGGCAACAAGACCTCGCGGATCGTGTGA
- a CDS encoding DUF2270 domain-containing protein: MVCNRKPASPEAAMPSPQPREPEPLQAGRLEFTAAEIGALAHLYRGEVYRSTVWRTRLDSSTNWAVVTTGIALSATYSSAEASPLPMVLVGLLVTVFLLFEARRYRYFNVWRARARLLETDFYAPMIRGEGPSPNSTWTELLANDYRNPRYHISYARAIGRRLRRTYGWILAIQAIAYYGKLAIHPLPLTAISEIWDRASIGPIPGTMVVLAGIAFHSSWALFAFITHRIEVADRRKRHDLIAMG; this comes from the coding sequence ATGGTCTGCAATCGCAAGCCAGCTTCGCCGGAGGCCGCCATGCCGTCGCCCCAGCCGCGCGAGCCGGAGCCGTTACAGGCCGGAAGGCTCGAATTCACTGCCGCCGAGATCGGTGCGCTCGCCCACCTCTATCGCGGCGAGGTCTACCGCAGCACGGTCTGGCGCACCCGCCTCGACAGCTCGACCAACTGGGCGGTGGTCACCACCGGCATCGCGCTGTCGGCGACCTACAGCAGCGCGGAGGCGTCACCCTTGCCGATGGTGCTGGTCGGCCTGCTGGTCACCGTCTTCCTGCTGTTCGAGGCGCGCCGCTACCGCTACTTCAACGTCTGGCGCGCCCGTGCTCGGTTGCTCGAGACGGATTTCTACGCGCCCATGATCCGCGGCGAGGGTCCCTCGCCGAACTCGACCTGGACCGAACTGCTGGCCAACGACTACCGCAATCCCAGGTACCACATCAGCTATGCCCGCGCGATCGGCCGGCGGCTGCGACGGACCTATGGCTGGATCCTTGCGATCCAGGCCATCGCCTATTACGGCAAGCTGGCGATCCACCCTTTGCCGCTCACCGCGATAAGCGAGATCTGGGATCGCGCCTCGATCGGTCCGATTCCCGGAACCATGGTCGTGCTGGCCGGTATTGCGTTCCATTCCAGCTGGGCACTGTTCGCATTCATCACCCATCGCATCGAGGTCGCCGACCGGCGCAAGCGGCACGATTTGATCGCGATGGGCTGA
- a CDS encoding TauD/TfdA family dioxygenase, producing the protein MDVIPLESGFGAELRGVTLADVASSDAAYAAVRAAFEEHSVLVFRGQEVTDDIQLAFSRRFGPPEVTKVGSMGTGSHFVILSTFGPDGKVVPADHRQQLRAKANQLWHTDSSFKRVPALTSILSARIIPEHGGETEFVSTRLAFERLDKDLAKRLENSFAWHSYAHSRGKVAAGLATSEEVDALPPVCWRMVWRNPVNGRGALYLASHAYGVEGMDAEAGKALIEQLTEAATAPGVSYLHQWKQGDVVMWDNRATMHRGRPWPAHEGRLMIRTTISATNADGVPGMRLPTSQAAE; encoded by the coding sequence ATGGACGTGATCCCTCTGGAGTCCGGCTTCGGCGCCGAACTGCGCGGCGTTACGCTCGCCGATGTCGCAAGCAGTGATGCCGCTTATGCGGCGGTGCGCGCGGCGTTCGAGGAACACTCGGTGCTGGTGTTCCGCGGCCAGGAGGTCACTGACGACATCCAGCTCGCCTTCTCCCGCCGCTTCGGCCCGCCCGAGGTGACCAAGGTCGGCTCGATGGGCACCGGCTCGCACTTCGTGATCCTCTCGACCTTCGGTCCCGACGGCAAGGTGGTGCCGGCGGATCACCGGCAACAGCTGCGCGCCAAGGCCAACCAGCTCTGGCACACCGACTCCTCCTTCAAGCGCGTGCCGGCGCTGACCTCGATCCTGTCGGCGCGCATCATTCCCGAGCATGGCGGCGAGACCGAATTCGTCTCCACCCGGCTGGCGTTCGAGCGGCTAGACAAGGACCTCGCAAAGCGGCTGGAAAATTCCTTCGCCTGGCATTCCTATGCGCATTCGCGCGGCAAGGTGGCGGCGGGGCTGGCAACATCGGAGGAGGTGGACGCGCTGCCGCCGGTGTGCTGGCGCATGGTCTGGCGCAACCCCGTCAATGGCCGCGGCGCACTCTATCTCGCGTCCCATGCCTATGGCGTCGAGGGCATGGACGCCGAAGCGGGCAAGGCGCTGATCGAGCAGTTGACGGAAGCCGCGACCGCGCCCGGTGTCAGCTATCTGCATCAATGGAAGCAGGGCGACGTCGTGATGTGGGACAATCGCGCCACCATGCATCGCGGCCGTCCGTGGCCGGCGCATGAGGGCCGGCTGATGATCCGCACCACGATCTCGGCGACCAACGCGGACGGCGTGCCCGGCATGCGCCTGCCGACGTCGCAGGCGGCGGAGTGA
- a CDS encoding ABC transporter substrate-binding protein, translating to MRSVQTLAVAVLSVLAISGVSHAGEPKSGGILRIYHRDSPGSASIHEGATYSINVPFMPIFNNLVIFDQHIAQNSVATIRPELAESWAWSADNKTLTFKLRKDVKWHDGKPFTSADVKCTFDMLMGKSPQKFRQNPRKTWYQQVNDVTTNGDYEASFNLKRPQPALLSLLASGYTPIYPCHVSPAEMRTKPIGTGPFKFVEFKANESIKLVKNPDYFKKGLPYLDGIEFTIIPNRSTAILGFVSGRFDMTFPTEVSIPLLKDVKSQDPKAVCVVEPNNVSTNIIVNSSAPPFDNIDIRRALALALDRKAFIQIMFEGQGDIGGTMEPAPAGLWAMPKDMLESIPGYGPDVEKNREEARKLMQKAGYGPDKHLQIKVSTRNIAVYRDPAIILIDQLKSIYIDAELDVVDTAQWFPKVARKDYSLGLNLTGNAVDDPDQSFYENYACGSERNYTNYCNKDIEKLFDQQSAETDINKRKKLVWEIDKKLQEDVARPIIFHARTGTCWQPYVKNITIMSNSSYNGYRYEDVWLDK from the coding sequence ATGCGGAGCGTGCAAACGCTGGCCGTCGCGGTGTTGTCTGTTCTGGCAATCAGCGGCGTTTCACACGCCGGCGAGCCGAAATCGGGCGGCATTCTCAGGATTTATCATCGCGACAGCCCCGGCAGCGCCTCGATCCACGAGGGCGCGACCTACTCGATCAACGTGCCGTTCATGCCGATCTTCAACAATCTCGTCATCTTCGATCAGCACATCGCGCAGAACAGCGTCGCCACCATCCGGCCCGAACTCGCCGAGAGCTGGGCCTGGAGCGCCGACAACAAGACGCTGACCTTCAAGCTGCGCAAGGATGTGAAGTGGCACGACGGCAAGCCGTTCACCTCGGCCGACGTCAAATGCACCTTCGACATGCTGATGGGCAAGTCGCCGCAGAAGTTCCGGCAGAACCCGCGCAAGACCTGGTACCAGCAGGTCAACGACGTCACCACCAACGGCGACTATGAGGCCTCGTTCAACCTGAAGCGGCCGCAGCCGGCGCTGCTGTCGCTGCTCGCCTCCGGCTACACGCCGATCTATCCCTGCCACGTCTCTCCGGCGGAGATGCGGACCAAGCCGATCGGCACCGGTCCCTTCAAGTTCGTCGAGTTCAAGGCCAACGAATCGATCAAGCTCGTCAAGAACCCGGATTACTTCAAGAAGGGCCTGCCCTATCTCGACGGCATCGAGTTCACCATCATTCCGAACCGCTCGACCGCGATTCTCGGCTTCGTCTCCGGCAGGTTCGACATGACCTTTCCGACCGAAGTGTCGATCCCGCTGCTGAAGGACGTCAAGTCGCAGGATCCCAAAGCGGTGTGTGTCGTGGAACCGAACAACGTCTCCACCAACATCATCGTCAACTCGAGCGCGCCGCCGTTCGACAATATCGACATCCGCCGCGCGCTGGCGCTGGCGCTCGACCGCAAGGCCTTCATCCAGATCATGTTCGAGGGTCAGGGGGATATCGGCGGCACCATGGAGCCGGCCCCGGCAGGGCTGTGGGCGATGCCGAAGGACATGCTGGAGTCGATTCCCGGCTACGGCCCCGACGTCGAGAAGAACCGCGAGGAAGCGCGCAAGCTAATGCAGAAGGCGGGCTATGGCCCCGACAAGCACCTGCAGATCAAGGTATCGACGCGCAACATCGCGGTCTATCGCGATCCCGCCATCATCCTGATCGACCAGCTCAAGAGCATCTATATCGACGCCGAACTCGACGTCGTCGACACCGCGCAGTGGTTCCCGAAGGTCGCGCGCAAGGATTACTCGCTCGGGCTCAATCTGACCGGCAATGCCGTCGACGACCCCGATCAATCCTTCTACGAGAACTATGCCTGCGGCTCGGAGCGGAACTACACCAACTACTGCAACAAGGACATCGAGAAGCTGTTCGACCAGCAGTCGGCCGAGACCGATATCAACAAGCGCAAGAAACTGGTCTGGGAGATCGACAAGAAGCTGCAGGAGGACGTCGCGCGTCCGATCATCTTCCACGCGCGGACCGGCACCTGCTGGCAGCCTTACGTGAAGAATATCACGATCATGTCCAACAGCTCCTATAACGGCTATCGTTACGAAGACGTCTGGCTGGACAAGTGA
- a CDS encoding ABC transporter permease: protein MFAYIVRRLFLMLVTLFGISVIIFVLLRVVPGNIVDILFDAAGFVDPADKASIERELGLSQPIVIQYLHWIGGLLHGDLGYSYVSEKPALEEILPRIPITARLAGLALLFSAAIGIPLGVISAVHQGSRLDYVLRVVSLSGLSLPAFWLGLLILMASVSMFGTMPIFNPNPKTWLEAFTIYAVPAMAVGFRSAALTMRITRSSMLEILRQDYIRTARAKGASEASVNYHHALKNAVLPVITVIGIEAAFLIGGLIVTETVFNIPGIARFLVEALRWRDYPIVQNLVMFIAVVVVVVNFIVDMLYAAIDPRIRFGD, encoded by the coding sequence GTGTTTGCCTATATCGTCCGACGCCTGTTCCTGATGCTCGTGACCCTGTTCGGGATCTCGGTCATCATCTTCGTGCTGCTGCGGGTGGTGCCCGGTAACATCGTCGACATCCTGTTCGACGCCGCGGGCTTCGTCGATCCGGCCGACAAGGCGAGTATCGAGCGGGAGCTCGGCCTGAGCCAGCCGATCGTGATCCAGTATCTGCACTGGATCGGCGGCCTGCTGCACGGCGATCTCGGTTATTCCTATGTCTCGGAAAAGCCCGCGCTGGAGGAGATCCTGCCGCGGATCCCGATCACGGCGCGGCTGGCCGGGTTGGCGCTGTTGTTCTCGGCGGCGATCGGCATCCCGCTCGGCGTCATCAGCGCCGTGCACCAGGGCTCGCGGCTCGACTATGTGCTGCGCGTCGTCAGCCTGAGCGGCCTGTCGCTGCCGGCGTTCTGGCTCGGCCTGTTGATCCTGATGGCGTCGGTCTCGATGTTCGGCACCATGCCGATCTTCAATCCGAATCCGAAGACCTGGCTCGAGGCGTTCACCATCTATGCCGTGCCGGCGATGGCGGTCGGCTTCCGCAGCGCAGCGCTGACCATGCGCATCACGCGATCCTCGATGCTGGAGATTTTGCGCCAGGACTACATCCGCACCGCGCGCGCCAAGGGCGCCTCGGAAGCTTCCGTCAACTACCATCACGCACTGAAGAACGCGGTGCTGCCGGTCATCACCGTGATCGGCATCGAGGCCGCGTTCCTGATCGGCGGCCTGATCGTCACCGAAACCGTATTCAACATCCCCGGCATCGCCCGCTTCCTGGTCGAGGCGCTGCGGTGGCGGGACTATCCGATCGTGCAGAACCTCGTGATGTTCATCGCTGTGGTCGTGGTGGTGGTGAATTTCATCGTCGACATGCTCTATGCCGCGATCGACCCGCGCATCCGGTTCGGAGACTAG
- a CDS encoding ABC transporter permease has translation MATINFEAELRRAGANATGGWRRLAFLAQRYMLGTIGLAIMLMFVWMALFADVISRYDPLSVDSAHRLASPSALHWFGTDSFGRDVWSRIIHGARISLAVGIGSTALGASLGVIVGLASGYLSGWVDLVFQRVTDILQSLPLLVLALVMTAALGPSLPNVILAIAIPLIPTVARVIRANTLALREQPFVEAAKSIGMSEMRIALRHVLPNTIAPLIVLATAQLGSTILTEASLSFLGLGIPEPYPSWGRMLSESAAEYVRTAPWLVIFPGIAISLAVFGTNLFGDALRDILDPRQRG, from the coding sequence GTGGCGACGATCAACTTCGAAGCCGAACTGCGACGCGCCGGGGCCAACGCCACCGGCGGCTGGCGCCGGCTCGCCTTCCTCGCCCAGCGCTACATGCTCGGCACGATCGGTCTCGCCATCATGCTGATGTTCGTGTGGATGGCGCTCTTCGCCGACGTCATCTCCCGCTACGATCCGCTCAGCGTCGATTCCGCCCACCGCCTCGCTTCGCCCTCCGCGCTGCATTGGTTCGGCACCGATTCCTTCGGCCGCGACGTCTGGAGCCGGATCATCCACGGCGCGCGGATCTCGCTTGCGGTCGGCATCGGCTCCACGGCGCTGGGCGCGTCGCTCGGCGTCATCGTCGGTCTCGCCTCCGGCTATCTGTCTGGCTGGGTCGATCTCGTGTTCCAGCGCGTCACTGACATCCTGCAATCGCTGCCGCTCCTGGTGCTTGCGTTGGTGATGACCGCAGCGCTCGGCCCGTCGTTGCCAAACGTGATCCTGGCGATCGCGATCCCGCTGATTCCCACCGTCGCCCGCGTGATCCGCGCGAACACACTGGCGCTGCGCGAGCAGCCCTTCGTCGAGGCCGCCAAGTCGATCGGCATGAGCGAGATGCGAATCGCGCTGCGCCACGTGCTGCCGAACACCATCGCTCCGCTGATCGTGCTCGCCACCGCCCAGCTCGGATCGACCATTCTCACCGAGGCGTCGCTGTCGTTCCTCGGGCTCGGCATTCCCGAACCCTATCCGTCCTGGGGCCGCATGCTGTCGGAATCCGCCGCCGAATATGTCCGCACCGCGCCGTGGCTCGTGATTTTCCCCGGCATTGCGATCAGCCTCGCGGTGTTCGGCACCAATCTGTTCGGCGATGCGCTGCGCGACATCCTCGATCCAAGGCAGCGCGGCTGA
- a CDS encoding ABC transporter ATP-binding protein, translated as MAAETVLEVKNLQTVFFTNSGLFRAVDDVSFSVRRGETLAIVGESGCGKSVSALSIMRLVPDPPGRIIGGSVTLEGTDLLTIDEAAMRDVRGNRISMIFQEPMTSLNPVMRIGDQIIEAVRLHQKVSSKEAWKQAVDMLRLVRIPEPERRAQEYPHQLSGGMRQRAMIAMALACRPALLIADEPTTALDVTIQAQILALIVDLQKRLGTGLILITHDLGVVAQTAQRVIVMYAGKKVEEATVEALFETPLHPYTRGLMASIPAVPSSDAKADARLVEIPGMVPSLTKLPPGCAFAPRCKLAVDRCRQAYPPLEEVRPNHWAACWRADEMEEAS; from the coding sequence ATGGCGGCAGAGACGGTTCTCGAGGTAAAGAACCTGCAGACGGTATTCTTCACGAATTCCGGGCTGTTCCGCGCGGTCGACGACGTCTCGTTTTCGGTCCGCCGCGGCGAGACGCTGGCGATCGTCGGCGAATCCGGCTGCGGCAAGAGCGTCAGCGCGCTGTCGATCATGCGCCTGGTGCCCGACCCGCCCGGCCGCATCATCGGCGGCTCGGTGACGCTGGAAGGCACCGACCTCTTGACCATCGACGAGGCCGCGATGCGCGACGTCAGGGGCAATCGCATCTCCATGATCTTCCAGGAGCCGATGACCTCGCTCAATCCGGTGATGCGGATCGGCGACCAGATCATCGAGGCCGTGCGCTTGCACCAGAAGGTCAGCAGCAAGGAAGCCTGGAAGCAGGCAGTCGACATGCTGCGGCTGGTACGCATCCCCGAGCCGGAGCGCCGCGCGCAGGAATATCCTCACCAGCTCTCGGGCGGCATGCGCCAACGCGCAATGATCGCGATGGCGCTCGCCTGCCGGCCGGCGCTGCTGATCGCGGACGAGCCGACCACCGCGCTCGACGTCACCATCCAGGCGCAGATCCTCGCCCTGATCGTCGACTTGCAGAAGCGGCTCGGCACCGGCTTGATCCTGATCACCCATGATCTCGGCGTCGTCGCGCAGACCGCGCAGCGCGTGATCGTGATGTATGCCGGCAAGAAGGTCGAGGAAGCGACCGTCGAGGCGCTGTTCGAGACTCCGCTGCATCCCTATACACGCGGACTGATGGCCTCGATCCCCGCGGTGCCCTCGTCCGACGCCAAGGCCGACGCGCGGCTGGTCGAAATCCCCGGCATGGTCCCGTCACTGACCAAGCTGCCGCCCGGCTGCGCTTTCGCGCCGCGCTGCAAGCTCGCGGTCGACCGTTGCCGCCAGGCCTATCCGCCGCTCGAGGAGGTCCGACCGAATCACTGGGCGGCGTGCTGGCGCGCCGACGAGATGGAGGAGGCGTCATGA
- a CDS encoding dipeptide ABC transporter ATP-binding protein: MTEQRPLLEVTDLIKHYAVRGGVLRRQVGTVHAVDGVSFSLGTGETLGLVGESGCGKSTVARTVLRLVEPTSGAIKLDGEDIAPLSKTALRPYRRSMQIVFQDPFASLNPRMTAGDIVGEPLTVHGLATGKKKQDRVAELFQQVGLRPDQMKNFPHQFSGGQRQRICIARALSLGPRLIVCDEPVSALDVSIQAQVINLLIDLQRKQNFSYLFIAHDLAVVAHISHRVAVMYLGRIVEIADKHELFANPRHPYTQALLASVPIADPKAKRLAPMIDGDVPSPINPPSGCAFHTRCRFAIDRCKTERPALKEADTGHQVACWLNDGTGRKDSQ; this comes from the coding sequence ATGACCGAGCAGCGTCCGCTCCTGGAAGTCACCGACCTCATCAAGCACTACGCGGTGCGCGGCGGCGTCTTGCGCCGGCAGGTCGGCACCGTGCATGCGGTCGACGGCGTCAGCTTCTCGCTTGGCACGGGCGAGACGCTCGGCCTGGTCGGCGAATCCGGCTGCGGCAAGTCGACCGTGGCGCGCACGGTGCTGCGGCTGGTCGAGCCGACGAGCGGCGCGATCAAGCTCGATGGCGAGGACATCGCGCCGCTCAGCAAGACTGCGCTGCGGCCCTATCGCCGCTCGATGCAGATCGTGTTCCAGGATCCGTTTGCTTCCCTCAACCCGCGCATGACGGCGGGCGACATCGTCGGCGAGCCCTTGACCGTGCACGGCCTCGCGACAGGAAAGAAAAAGCAGGACCGCGTCGCGGAATTGTTCCAGCAGGTGGGCCTCAGGCCCGACCAGATGAAGAACTTTCCGCATCAGTTCTCCGGTGGCCAGCGCCAGCGCATCTGCATCGCGCGGGCGCTCTCGCTCGGTCCGCGCCTGATCGTCTGCGACGAACCGGTCTCGGCGCTCGACGTCTCGATCCAGGCGCAGGTGATCAATTTGTTGATCGACCTGCAGCGCAAGCAGAACTTCTCCTATCTCTTCATCGCGCACGACCTCGCGGTCGTCGCACATATCAGCCATCGCGTCGCGGTGATGTATCTCGGCCGCATCGTCGAGATCGCCGACAAGCACGAGCTGTTCGCCAACCCGCGCCATCCCTACACCCAGGCGCTGCTCGCCTCGGTGCCGATCGCCGATCCCAAGGCCAAACGGCTGGCACCCATGATCGACGGCGACGTGCCGAGCCCGATCAATCCGCCCTCCGGCTGCGCCTTCCACACCCGCTGCCGCTTCGCCATCGACCGCTGCAAAACCGAGCGTCCGGCGTTGAAGGAAGCCGACACCGGCCACCAGGTGGCGTGCTGGCTGAATGACGGGACGGGACGTAAAGATAGTCAGTGA